One genomic region from Shewanella aestuarii encodes:
- a CDS encoding iron-containing alcohol dehydrogenase: MLNFNYRNPTHVVFGKDRIAELDQLVPANARVLITYGGGSVKRFGTLDKVKAALGNRIVFEFAGIEANPKYDTLMQAVEVARKENIDFLLAVGGGSVMDGTKFIALATQFEGDTTSLLYHGFAPVPVADDKVIPLGVIATLPATGSEMNAFAVVSYQGGKFPVNHPNVYPTFAMLDPELTFSLPKIQVANGVVDAFVHVIEQYATYPVDGRVQDRMAEGIMRTLIEIGPITVAEPTNYQARANLMWSATSALNGMIGVGVPFDWTTHMIGHELTAIFGIDHAQTLAAVLPSVWRVRKPQKHAKLLQFAERVWDITEGDDDSRINQAIDKTEAFFQQVGLKTRLRDYGIDKAQIDDVIAALAAHGMTALSETGDLGLDISREILEKAW; encoded by the coding sequence ATGCTGAACTTTAATTATCGTAACCCTACCCATGTTGTTTTTGGTAAAGACCGAATTGCAGAACTTGATCAATTAGTGCCAGCAAATGCACGAGTATTAATAACTTATGGTGGCGGCAGCGTAAAGCGCTTTGGCACCTTAGATAAAGTGAAGGCTGCACTTGGTAATCGTATCGTATTTGAGTTTGCTGGTATTGAAGCCAACCCTAAATACGACACCTTAATGCAAGCCGTTGAAGTGGCCCGCAAAGAAAACATCGATTTTTTATTGGCTGTAGGTGGCGGCTCTGTGATGGATGGCACTAAGTTTATTGCCCTCGCCACCCAGTTTGAAGGTGATACCACCAGCCTGCTGTATCATGGTTTTGCCCCTGTACCTGTTGCTGACGATAAAGTGATCCCGCTTGGCGTTATCGCTACCTTGCCTGCAACAGGATCAGAAATGAACGCCTTTGCTGTGGTTAGCTATCAGGGTGGCAAGTTCCCTGTAAACCACCCTAATGTTTACCCAACATTTGCGATGCTTGATCCAGAATTGACCTTCAGCTTACCTAAAATTCAAGTGGCTAATGGCGTAGTTGATGCGTTTGTGCATGTCATTGAGCAATATGCCACTTACCCTGTGGATGGCCGAGTACAAGACAGAATGGCTGAAGGTATTATGCGTACCTTAATTGAAATTGGCCCTATTACAGTGGCAGAGCCGACCAATTATCAAGCGCGCGCTAACTTAATGTGGAGTGCGACATCAGCCTTAAATGGCATGATTGGGGTTGGCGTACCTTTTGACTGGACGACCCACATGATAGGTCATGAGTTAACCGCTATCTTTGGTATTGATCATGCACAAACTCTAGCCGCAGTATTACCTTCGGTATGGCGAGTTCGTAAACCCCAGAAACATGCCAAGTTATTACAATTTGCAGAGCGAGTTTGGGATATTACAGAAGGTGATGACGACAGCAGAATTAATCAAGCTATCGATAAAACTGAGGCTTTCTTCCAGCAAGTTGGCTTAAAAACCCGTCTACGAGACTATGGTATCGACAAAGCTCAAATTGATGATGTGATTGCTGCGTTAGCGGCTCATGGGATGACCGCTTTATCTGAAACCGGTGATTTGGGCTTAGATATTAGCCGCGAGATTTTAGAAAAGGCGTGGTAA